A portion of the Lampris incognitus isolate fLamInc1 chromosome 9, fLamInc1.hap2, whole genome shotgun sequence genome contains these proteins:
- the LOC130118617 gene encoding uncharacterized protein LOC130118617 has product MATRGPRVQGGAGAIALLNSKRGEEQDRGKDWGEGPGEGPREGPGEGPGEGPGEGPGGGPGKDRGKDRAKDRGKDRGKDRAKDWGKDWGKDRAKDRGKDRGKDRAKDWGKDWGKDWGKDWGKDQGRTGGRTGDRGKDWGEGPGEGPGEGPGEGPGGGPGKDRGEDRGKDQGRTGGRTGEGPGEGPGKDRGKDRGKDRGKDRGRTGGRTGGRTGEGPGKDRGRTGGRTGGRTGGRTGQSTGQRTGGRTGGRTGRRTGGRTGGRTGQSTGRRTGGRTGGRTGRRTGGRTRGKDRGKDRGKDRGKDRGKDRGKDRAKHRAKDRGKDRGKDRAKDRGKDSGEGPGEGPGEGPGEGPGGGPGEGPEGGPGEGLECSLKSEAKTGSKVFSSGAESGTIPVCPKRGGTPAGTTCTERAGAPVALRERIKHERR; this is encoded by the exons ATGGCAACCCGCGGTCCGCGTGTCCAGGGCGGCGCTGGTGCAATAGCGTTGCTTAATTCAAAGCGGGGCGAGGAGCAG GACCGGGGGAAGGACTGGGGGGAAGGACCGGGGGAAGGACCGAGGGAAGGACCGGGGGAAGGACCGGGCGAAGGACCGGGGGAAGGACCGGGGGGAGGACCGGGGAAGGACCGGGGGAAGGACCGGGCGAAGGACCGGGGGAAGGACCGGGGGAAGGACCGGGCGAAGGACTGGGGGAAGGACTGGGGGAAGGACCGGGCGAAGGACCGGGGGAAGGACCGGGGGAAGGACCGGGCGAAGGACTGGGGGAAGGACTGGGGGAAGGACTGGGGGAAGGACTGGGGGAAGGACCAGGGAAGGACCGGGGGAAGGACCGGG GACCGGGGGAAGGACTGGGGGGAAGGACCGGGGGAAGGACCGGGGGAAGGACCGGGGGAAGGACCGGGGGGAGGACCGGGGAAGGACCGGGGGGAGGACCGGGGGAAGGACCAGGGAAGGACCGGGGGAAGGACCGGGGAAGGACCGGGGGAAGGACCGGGGAAGGACCGGGGGAAGGACCGGGGGAAAGACCGGGGGAAGGACCGGGGAAGGACCGGGGGAAGGACCGGGGGAAGGACCGGGGAAGGACCGGGGAAGGACCGGGGAAGGACCGGGGGAAGGACCGGGGGAAGGACCGGGGGAAGGACCGGGCAAAGCACCGGGCAAAGGACCGGGGGAAGGACCGGGGGAAGGACCGGGCGAAGGACCGGGGGAAGGACCGGGGGAAGGACCGGGCAAAGCACCGGGCGAAGGACCGGGGGAAGGACCGGGGGAAGGACCGGGCGAAGGACCGGGGGAAGGACTCGGGGGAAGGACCGGGGGAAGGACCGGGGGAAGGACCGGGGGAAGGACCGCGGGAAGGACCGGGGGAAGGACCGGGCAAAGCACCGGGCGAAGGACCGGGGGAAGGACCGGGGTAAGGACCGGGCGAAGGACCGGGGGAAGGACTCGGGGGAAGGACCGGGGGAAGGACCGGGGGAAGGACCGGGGGAAGGACCGGGGGGAGGACCGGGGGAAGGACCGGAGGGAGGACCGGGGGAAGGACTGGAGTGCAGTCTGAAGTCAGAGGCAAAAACTGGATCGAAGGTTTTCAGCAGTGGTGCTGAATCCGGGACTATTCCG GTGTGTCCTAAACGCGGAGGTACCCCAGCAGGGACCACGTGCACGGAGAGAGCCGGGGCCCCTGTTGCGCTGCGCGAGCGCATTAAGCACGAGCGACGATAA